In the Pseudomonadota bacterium genome, TTCAAAGATTGTTATTAATTTTCCAATGAATCTGACAGGGTGGGGGAGGTAAGGCGGATCACCGACAACAATGTCAAGACAGAATGCCAGTACGAATATGAAAAGAAAGATAATGCCATGATTTATTTCCACAGGAGCGCAACCATCAGGAAGATGAATTCCGATACTTCATGGATAGCACCGAAATTGTCCCCGGTAAGACCACCGAACTTGCTGACAAACCATCGTGACAGCAGATGGCAGATAAAGAAGAGTATTATCATTTCAACAACACAGAAAATGGATAACGCCCATATATGAGAACCGAATGATGTATTTACAAGCTGAGATGTGAGTAAAACAAAAAGGCTGAAGAAAAGAAATGTCAGGAAAAGGGTTAAAAGGGTTGCAACGAGGAAGTACGAGCAGGTTCCTTGTTTAAGGAATATTTTTCCAAGCCCGTCCGGTTTTGCGCTCTTCCCGAGGCGCATGGTTAGAACCATTACCCACTTCGAGAAGACCGGCACAAGAAAGAGCACAAAGTAGGGATTAAATTGCCTCCCTGACAGGAAAAGCTCTTTTACAAAAATATATTTCAGAAGAATTGCAAGGCATATAGCTGTTGCACCGATGGCCCCGGTTGAGCTGTCTTTCATAACCGCGAGTCTTCGTTCTTTGTCGTAATTTGCATTACCTGTTGATTTAACGGATAATGCGTCACAGGTGTCTGAGAGACCGTCCAGATGAAAGCCCCCGTTCAGGAGAACATAGACAAGGATGATCATCCCGCTCGTGACGGATGATGAGAAGAAAATGTTGAGGATGAAAGCGGAAAGGGTGATGACGAGACCCTGGAAAGCGCCGGCAACCGGAAAGAACATGGATGAACGGGCTATGTCTTTCTCAGAAATGTTCCTTTCGGTTTTCATTCGAATTGGTATGATTGTTAAGAATTGAAAAGCAAGAAATACCCATTCTATAAACTTAAAACTTAAAACTTTAAACTTAAAACTGTTATTTTTCATTTTCTTTCGATACACCTGCTTCATCAAAGGTGGCCATCTCTGTGTATATTTTCAGTCCTGCCTCTATGATGAACATTCCCAGCGCAGCACCCGTGCCTTCGCCAAGTCGTAAGCCAAGGTCCAGGATGGGGGCTAACCCCATAGTTTCGAGCATCACCTTGTGGCCTATTTCAACAGATTTGTGGGCAGCGAACATATAGTCCCTGGATTTTGGTTCAATAGCATATGCAATCATACCACCGGCAGTAGATATAAAACCGTCTATAACAACCGGTATTCTCTTTGATGCAGCACCGAGGATGAGACCTGCTATCCCTCCTATTTCTGTACCCCCGACCTTCGAAAGCACGTCGATTGGATCCTTCGGGTCAGGCTTGTTAAGGGCAATAGCGTCTTCGATGACCTTGATCTTGTGTTTGAGGGCATCGTTTGATATTCCGGTTCCTTTGCCGGTAACTTCAGGAACGGGCCTGCCTGTCATGATTGATGCAATAGCACTGGATGGCGTTGTATTGGCAATGCCCATATCGCCGGTTCCAAACATGCTGTAGCCATATCCGGAATACTCAACGGCAAGCTTTATCCCTACTTCGATGCATTCTTCGGCTTCCTGCCGGGTCATGGCAGGCCCTTTCCGCATATTTTTTGTACCCCGTACAACCTTCCTGACAATGAGATCCGATTGTCCTTCAAAGTCGCAATCAACGCCGATATCAACCACTACCACATCCGCAGCCGCGTGTCTCGCGAGGACGTTTATTCCAGCCCCGCCCCGAATAAAGTTGTAGACCATCTGTTCCGTGACCTCTTTCGGGAAGAGGGAAACGCCTTCTTCGGCCACCCCATGGTCACCGGCAAAGGTGAAGATGGCCTTTTTGGAGATTGCGGGAGGCATTTTCTGCCCCGTGATGGCCACAAGCTGTTGCGCGAATTCTTCAAGCCTGCCAAGGCTCCCCATCGGTTTCGTAAGGTTATCGAGCCTTGCCGTGGCTATCTTAAAAAATTCAGTATTTACAGCTTCAATATTGATTGGTTTCACTGTCTTCACTCCTTTCACTTTTCACTTTTTACCTTTCACTTTTTATTTTTATTGGAATTCCTGCCACCATGAAGACAACGTCCGTGGCTGTTTCCGCAACGGCACGGTTGAGGCGTCCAAGGTGGTCTCTATATTCCCGCCCGAGAGGTGTCTCCGGTACGATTCCAAGGCCTACTTCGTTGGAGACCAAGTAGATCGCGGAAGGGGAGGGCGATAAAAGAACAGACAACAGTCCTTCTATCTCCTTTTCGACATCAAGATTTGCATGCACAATGTTCGACAACCACAGGGTGAGACAGTCTACGAGAATCATATCATAATCACCTTTGATCTTCATGAGGAGCGAGGCGATATGGAGAGGTTCTTCAAAGGTATCCCAGTGTTTGCCTCTTTCTGTTTTATGTTTTTCGATGCGAACCTGCATTTCATTGTCCAGGGATTCGGCGGTTGCAAGGAATGCCTTTTTTCCGTTTAAAAACGATGCTGCTTTCAGGACATAATCGCTTTTTCCGCTTCTTGCGCCACCCAGCACAAGGACTATTTTCTGCATCTGTTTTTTACCTCCTCAGAAACTATCAGTACGAAGGGTTTGGAAGTAAGGGGGTTGGACTCTACAACCACCACCGTTTTATATACGTCTTCAATATCCCGGTAATTGAGGACGTCTTCAGGTCGTCCTGTGTTCTTTATTGTACCTTTGTCCATGAGCACGAGGCGGTCACAGTATTCTGCAGCAAGGTTGAGGTCATGGAGAACAATGATGATTGTAAGGGAGTATTCCCTCTTTAGTTTTCTTATGAGGTCAAGGATGGCAACCTGGTGGGTAATATCGAGGTGCGCCGTTGGTTCGTCAAGGAGGAGAAGAGCCGGTTCCTGCGTGAGGGCGCGCGCAATAAGCGCGAGTTGAAGTTCACCGCTGCTGATTTCGGAAAGATACCGGTCTTTCAGGTGTATTATATTGGTCATTTCCATGGAACGTCCGGAAATTGCAAGATCATGTTCCGATTCATAAAACTGGAACCTTCCATAATGAGGGATCCTTCCCAGGAGCACATATTCTTCTATGGTCATCTCTGTTCCCGGAACTCCCTGAGAGACAACGGCAATTGTTTTGGCCAGTTCTTTAAAGGTTTTTTCTTGAATATCTCTCCCCTCGAAACGGATTGTGCCTTCCCATGGCTTGACCAGTTTCGTGATAGCCTTAAGAAGCGTGGTTTTACCGGAACCGTTTGGTCCTATAATGCCGATGAATTCTCCTTTTTCGACATCAAGATCGATATTATTGAGTATAACCTTTGAACCGTATCCGCCTGCGAATTTCTTTATTTCGAGAATCATGTAAGCTTCCTAACGTGCATGATATTTTTTACTCAAGACGTACACAAACAAGCTGCCGCCGAGTATGCCGGTAATTACACCGACAGGCAGCTCCACAGGTGAAATGACAGTCCGTGCCAGGGTGTCGCAGAATATGAGAAAGCCTGCACCGGTCAGGTAAGAGACTAAAAGGAGTACCCTGTGGTCGTGTCCCGCGAACATCCTGACGAAGTGCGGTACAACAAGTCCCACAAAACCTATTATGCCCGTAATTGAAACGCTCACGCCGGTCAAGAGAGAGGCGACAAGAAAAAGCACCTTCTTTGCCCGCTCAACGTTAATGCCTAAGTGTCTTGCCTCATCCTCTCCAAGGAGAAGCGCGTTTAAATCCAGAGAGAAGACATAGGATAAAGCAAGACAGATGAAAGAAAGAGATAGGGCGGTCAGGATAAGTAACCAGCTTGGTTCCTCAAGTGAGCCCATGATCCAGAATATGATGCTTTGAATATCTTCTGTCCGGGAAACGGCCAGGATGAGGGTTACTATGGACGACGATATGTAGCTTATCATAACGCCCGTCAAAAGAAGTCCTTCTGTCTTTACAATACCTCTTCTGATATTGATGAGAGAAATAGGAAGGGCAACGAAAAAGGCGCCTATGAATCCGGACAGAGGCATGGCAAAATCAGGAAAGATTCTGTTTAGGCCCGTGACAATACAGAGTGCTGCTCCAAGTGCTGCTCCTCCGGAGATTCCAAGGGTGTAAGGTTCAACAAGAGGGTTTCTGAACATTCCCTGGAGAATGACCCCTGCGAGACTTAAGGAGCCTCCGATGGCAAGCCCGAGCAGTATTCTTGGTATCCTGATATCAAGGAGTATACTGTACTCTGTTGTTCCGCTGCCTTTCATGAGCGTGGGCAAAATCTCCATGAGCGATATACCCGATGAGCCGCTTCCGGAGGCGTAGAACATTGATGCAAGGAGAAAAACGAAAGAGAAAAGAATGGAGAGTAACGCGGCCCCTGTTTTTTTGCTCATTTAAAGGCCTCAGGGTGGAATATTTTTGCAATGTCTTCCAATGAATCGGCAAAGCTGACAGGTGTGGGGCTGCATATCTTATCGGAATCTACAAGAAAGATATTTTTGTTTTTTACGGCATTTATCGTTTTATACCGCTGCCACATCTTCATTTCTTTCTCGCCGGTATTTTCTCCGGTATCGCCCATTGTTGCAATAATCACGATTTCGGGGTTGCGGCGCACTACCTCCTCTCTACTTACGAGTCCTGATCGGGCATCCTTGAATATATTAATTCCCCCGGCGTATTCGATAAAATCATTTATAAAGTAGTCTCTTGAAGCAGCAAAGAGGGGTTTGGCGCCAAGTTGAATGAAGACCTTTTTTCGGGGCAGAGCGCTTACCTTTCTCTGTGTCTGTAATAGTCTTTTCTTTGATTCGTCGATCATGGTCCGGGCAAGGTCTTCTTTGTTCAGGAGCCTCCCAAGACCGGAAAATGATTCGCAGAGTTGAGTGAAGTCTTTTGTTATACTGAAGATAACTATATTAATGCCGAGGGTTTTCAACTTCTTTACATCTTTCTGATTGGTAAGACCAGTACCGATAACGAGGTCCGGTTTCAGGCTTACCACCTTTTCGATGTTGGTCTCCATTACAGAGCCGACTTTTTCTTTTTTTACTGCTTGAGGAGGCTTGTGGCAGTAGGTGGTAACACCCACTATTCTTTCTTCGGCGCCGAGAAGGAAGAGTCCTTCCGTTATGGCCGGGCTCAATGAAATAATCCTTTGCGGAGCGCCTTTCGGGGTGTGTCCCTCTGCGTAAGCAGCGTCCGGCAGGATATGGATTGAAACAATAAGGCTCATCAGAAAAAGGTAAATCACACAAAATCTGCGCATTAGATTTTTGTTGCCTTCATAATTATTTTATTTTACCCGGTACGAGCTGTAAAAACCAGTACGAGTCCGTCAATACCTTCTCAAGGGGGGTAAATCGAACAGGATTCTCAAAAATAGGACCGTCATACACAAAGGTATGATATTCTCCTTTCTCCCCGCAAAGGTCAACCGTCTTCAACGATTTTATATCATCGATAAAGGCATTGTCTATGGAGCGGCCAAGCCATTCTTCACCAAGGAAACGGGCGTCTGTTGCAACGACGATAGCCTTGAAGCCTGCATCAATGAATGCATTTATAAGCTCCGCCCTTCCTTTGAGCCACAGGGGAAGGACCGGTTCTACGGGAATGTTGGAGCAGACCCGTTCTACCCATTCCCTGTGCTCTGCCATATCGATGTCACCGAAGACGCCTGTTGTGATGCCTTTGTTTTTTAGTGCTGAAACAGCTTTTTTGAACTCATTTTCGTAGGTTTCCCATGAGGCCCGCTGCTGTAAAAGGGGGATATTCAAAGCCTTGGATTGTGCCCTGAGAAGCTCTGATGAGAGTCCGTGAGTCCGTGAGTGGTTTCCGTCCTCTTGAGCCATATTGAGGAGATATTCCACATTTATCGACTGTTTTTGTGCTTCATATAGCGCCATTGCGCTCTCTTTGCCGCCGCTCCAGGAACAGAATGCCTTTTTATTCTTCATGATAATTCTTCCTCCATCCAACCGCATATTGCGCAGTGTGATTTCCCCGTTTTGACACCTGCGCCGCAGCCCGTGCAAACTCTTTCACCTTCACGAGGGCAGGGGACATCACCAACTTCTCTGCGAAATATCTCATAGTAGTAAAGGTGTTCCTTGTTTCTCAATCTTACCGGGTATTCGCCACATTTTTTACTGAAATATTCATCGGATATCCGGGCAGTGATGATACTTCTTAAAATGCTCATGCCCGAGCCAACTTCAAGGGGTCTTTTTGTTTGCCACAGAAACTTGTCCGGAATGAGTCCGCTGAAGGCCTTTCTGAGTATCCATTTACCATGTGTTTCTCCATTTTCCTGAGCAATCTTCAGACCGTCGGGGATATTGAGGGCAAGGTCTATGATGGCGTCATCAAGGAAGGGCTGATTTACCTTCATCCCCAGAGAGGCGGCAAGTGTATTGGAACTGAAATTCATGTGTGGTGTAATCATTTTTATGTAGTCTGACAGGTTTTCAAAATCTCTCATAAAATCGTAGCCTCCGAAGAGTTCATCGGCGCCATCTCCTGCCATTACATGAGCGGCACCCTTCTCGTGAAAGGTTTTCAAACCGAAATATGCGGCAAGGTCGTTAGGTATGGCCGGATCAAAGCTTCTTAATGTTTTAATAACAAAAGGGATTGTGCCTATCGCCTCATTGACGCTAATTGAAATATGTTTGTGATGGAAATGTAAATGTTCAGCCAATTCTCTTGAATAATGGATGTCCTCTCCTTCAGATGAGAGACTCACTGAGATGGCAAAAACTTTCGAGGGGTCAGTCATGGCGCATACGATGCCGGCCAGTATGCTTGTATCAAGTCCCCCGGAAAAAAGGATGTTCGGCGTCATGTTTTTTGCTACCGTATTCATCAGAGCGTCACGCAAAGATGAGGCAATTTTCGTGATTGAATCATTATCATTATACATCAGTTACCTCCCTTGAATATATCTGGGTATAGTTTTTTACGCAATATTCTCCTCTCTTTAAAAACTGACAGTAACTCCGCCGTAACATGCAAAACCAGGAGATGTATATCCCCAGACTTCCTGATATTGTCGGTTTAGGAGATTATCAATCCTGCCTGTCAATTTGATCTGTTTTACCAGTTCATATTGAACTGCCATATTGACTACAGTGTATCCACCCATAATCCCGCTGCTTGGGTAGGGGTCATAATCGCGCCGTTTTCCCACGTAAAAGACCCTCAGGTTGATATTCCCCTTGTCAAGAAACCGGTAATTCATGTCGACGCCAAATTTGTTTTGAGGCCGACGGATCAGAGATTCACCGGTAGTCCTGTTTTCCGTATCGGTATATGTATAATTGAATTTCGCTTCGAGGTTTTCTATCACTTTGATCTTTGTTGAGAATTCAATGCCGTCAGACCTTGCCTTAGATATATTTACGTAACCCTGAGCGTTATCATATTCAATGAGGTTTTTAAAGTCATTCCGGAAATAGGTGAGACCAAGGGAAATTTTTTCATCGAGGAACGCCTGATCAATACCGAGATCCCATCCCTTACTCTCCTCTGCTCTGAGATTGGTGTTTCCCACTGGTGCCCACAGGGTAGCCGGCGCATAGAGCTGATAAAGCGAAGGTGCCCTCACTCCGGTGCCGTAAGTTCCCCTTAATTTCATAGCCAATTCCTTAATCAGGTAGGCCGGTGCAATACGATATGTAGTATTGGAACCGATCTCGCTGTGATCGTCAATTCTGATTCCTGCCGTACCAAAGAATCGTTCCCCGATTTTGATCTGATCCTGGAGATAGTAACCTTTGTTTCTGGCAGTCTCGCGGGGGAAGTTGTTGAATCCCGGCCCCCATGCGCTTACCCAATAATAATTCGATTTTCCCGTCTCTTCCTTATATTCTGCACCAAATGTCAAAGTATTGGTCTTATGAACTTCGACGGTATGCTGCCATCCGAACCTGTCAAGCCTTCCCTGATAGCTGGATTGTTCCGAGTCTGTCGGGTGCTGGAAATCGGTAGGGTTGTTATATGATCTGTCGTTTTTATTTGTTCCGAATTCTATTGACTGAAGCCAGCGACTATCGAAAAGGTCTATTTTCACCTTTCCGTTTGCCAACAGTTGAGTGGATTTGCCAACGTTATTCACGTCGTCTCTACCTGGCCCTCCCCCATTATCGAGGTCGTTTTCTGTTCTTGTATATCTGACGGAAAAGTCGGTATCAACATGTTTGTTGAATGTGTATCCGAAACGTGATGAGACGGATTTGTTATCATAACCATCTCTTTCGATGTTGCCATATTTACTGTTTGCCGAAGAAAGACCCCTTGAATTGATGTGGGAAAGACTAAGAGAGTAATTGAAGTCCTTTGATGAACCGCTGATTCCTGTCGACTCTCTGAAGGTGTTGAAAGAGCCTCCTTCACCCGATATAAAGAATTTTGGTTTCCCTTCCCCCTTTTTTGTAATGATGTTGATAACCCCGCCGATTGCGCTTGAGCCGTACAGTGTACTTTGGGGCCCGCGGACTACCTCGATCTGTTCAATGTTATCCACCGTAAGATCGGCAAAGTCGAATAGACGACCGAAGTGCATGACATCATTCGCTTCCATGCCGTCTATCAAAACAAGGGTATGTTCCGGGTTGGCCCCCCTTATATAGACTGAGGCAGTTCCTCCGAGACCTCCCGTTTGAACGGCATCCAGTCCGGGCAGACCTCGAAGGACGTCTATAAGCGCCGGTTCGTTCTTTTCCTCAATTTCTTTGGCCGATATAACACTTACAGAGCTTGCGGTTTCTTCTACGGGGGTCTCGACCCTGGAAGCGGTAACAACGATATCTTCGAGCCTGTGAGGCTCGCTGCAAAGTAATACCTTTGGACTGAAAAAAACAAAAGAAACGATAAGTGTAATTATGAAGCGGTACATGAAACCTCCCTATGCCTCGTAAGGATTGTGTCGTTAAGAATTCAACCCAAGGTTTCCTGACTGAGGTTAAGCTTTTGCACCTTCCCATGCTGTTTTGAACAGCACAGTGGCTGGGTTTAATTACCCACGCAAAGCCTTTTACCCTTCACAGTTGCGGGACAGCGGAAGATTTTCACTTCACTTCCCTTGAAAGGTTGAATTTATTGCACTGGTGATTTTTTAGCATGTGTTAATCTTGAATGCAATAGTATTTTTTGTGATATACTGTGTCATGCACGAAGAATACATACAAAAATTATTTAATGAGTGTAATGTTGGCAGACTTCTTGGCATAGAGATTTACGAGGTAGAAGAGGGCAGGGCAAAAGGGAAGCTTACCATAAAGAAAGAACATATCAATGTATTCGGTAATGCCCACGGTGGTATACTTTTTACATTAGCAGATCATGTGGGTGGGGCGTGCGGTAACAGCCTCGGGAAGATGGCCGTATTGGTTGAATCGTCGATACAGTATATGAAAGGAGCTAATGAAGGCGAGACCGTCTTTGCAGAGGCAACGCTTATACATAAAGGGAAAAAAATCGGAAGGATCGATATAAAAATCTCCCGTGAAAACGGTGATTTACTTGCATTGATGCATATGGTCTTTTATATGAAAGGCGATGACCACAAAACGAAGACTCCTGAAAATCTTTAACATTCTTCTCACTTCTTTCGGTAAAAGGAACTGGTGGCCCGGAGAGACACCTCTGGAAATTATTGTCGGTGCCGTACTAACCCAGAATACCTCCTGGAAAAACGTTGAAAAGGCCATCGAGAATATGAAAAAAGAGGGGATATTAGATGTTGAGAGGCTCTACGAGATAAACACCGAAAAATTGAGCGAAATCATAAGGCCTTCAGGATTTTTTAATATAAAATCAAAGAGGTTAAAAAATATTATTAATGTTATTTATAATGAATATGATGCAACTATTGAAAATATGACAAATATCAAAACTGATATATTGAGAAATCTATTACTCGGCATAAATGGGATAGGGCCGGAAACCGCTGACAGCATTTTGCTTTATGCA is a window encoding:
- a CDS encoding diphthine--ammonia ligase, with the translated sequence MKNKKAFCSWSGGKESAMALYEAQKQSINVEYLLNMAQEDGNHSRTHGLSSELLRAQSKALNIPLLQQRASWETYENEFKKAVSALKNKGITTGVFGDIDMAEHREWVERVCSNIPVEPVLPLWLKGRAELINAFIDAGFKAIVVATDARFLGEEWLGRSIDNAFIDDIKSLKTVDLCGEKGEYHTFVYDGPIFENPVRFTPLEKVLTDSYWFLQLVPGKIK
- a CDS encoding PaaI family thioesterase; protein product: MNAIVFFVIYCVMHEEYIQKLFNECNVGRLLGIEIYEVEEGRAKGKLTIKKEHINVFGNAHGGILFTLADHVGGACGNSLGKMAVLVESSIQYMKGANEGETVFAEATLIHKGKKIGRIDIKISRENGDLLALMHMVFYMKGDDHKTKTPENL
- a CDS encoding ABC transporter ATP-binding protein, encoding MILEIKKFAGGYGSKVILNNIDLDVEKGEFIGIIGPNGSGKTTLLKAITKLVKPWEGTIRFEGRDIQEKTFKELAKTIAVVSQGVPGTEMTIEEYVLLGRIPHYGRFQFYESEHDLAISGRSMEMTNIIHLKDRYLSEISSGELQLALIARALTQEPALLLLDEPTAHLDITHQVAILDLIRKLKREYSLTIIIVLHDLNLAAEYCDRLVLMDKGTIKNTGRPEDVLNYRDIEDVYKTVVVVESNPLTSKPFVLIVSEEVKNRCRK
- a CDS encoding asparagine synthase-related protein, translated to MYNDNDSITKIASSLRDALMNTVAKNMTPNILFSGGLDTSILAGIVCAMTDPSKVFAISVSLSSEGEDIHYSRELAEHLHFHHKHISISVNEAIGTIPFVIKTLRSFDPAIPNDLAAYFGLKTFHEKGAAHVMAGDGADELFGGYDFMRDFENLSDYIKMITPHMNFSSNTLAASLGMKVNQPFLDDAIIDLALNIPDGLKIAQENGETHGKWILRKAFSGLIPDKFLWQTKRPLEVGSGMSILRSIITARISDEYFSKKCGEYPVRLRNKEHLYYYEIFRREVGDVPCPREGERVCTGCGAGVKTGKSHCAICGWMEEELS
- a CDS encoding cobalamin-binding protein encodes the protein MIYLFLMSLIVSIHILPDAAYAEGHTPKGAPQRIISLSPAITEGLFLLGAEERIVGVTTYCHKPPQAVKKEKVGSVMETNIEKVVSLKPDLVIGTGLTNQKDVKKLKTLGINIVIFSITKDFTQLCESFSGLGRLLNKEDLARTMIDESKKRLLQTQRKVSALPRKKVFIQLGAKPLFAASRDYFINDFIEYAGGINIFKDARSGLVSREEVVRRNPEIVIIATMGDTGENTGEKEMKMWQRYKTINAVKNKNIFLVDSDKICSPTPVSFADSLEDIAKIFHPEAFK
- a CDS encoding TonB-dependent receptor — its product is MYRFIITLIVSFVFFSPKVLLCSEPHRLEDIVVTASRVETPVEETASSVSVISAKEIEEKNEPALIDVLRGLPGLDAVQTGGLGGTASVYIRGANPEHTLVLIDGMEANDVMHFGRLFDFADLTVDNIEQIEVVRGPQSTLYGSSAIGGVINIITKKGEGKPKFFISGEGGSFNTFRESTGISGSSKDFNYSLSLSHINSRGLSSANSKYGNIERDGYDNKSVSSRFGYTFNKHVDTDFSVRYTRTENDLDNGGGPGRDDVNNVGKSTQLLANGKVKIDLFDSRWLQSIEFGTNKNDRSYNNPTDFQHPTDSEQSSYQGRLDRFGWQHTVEVHKTNTLTFGAEYKEETGKSNYYWVSAWGPGFNNFPRETARNKGYYLQDQIKIGERFFGTAGIRIDDHSEIGSNTTYRIAPAYLIKELAMKLRGTYGTGVRAPSLYQLYAPATLWAPVGNTNLRAEESKGWDLGIDQAFLDEKISLGLTYFRNDFKNLIEYDNAQGYVNISKARSDGIEFSTKIKVIENLEAKFNYTYTDTENRTTGESLIRRPQNKFGVDMNYRFLDKGNINLRVFYVGKRRDYDPYPSSGIMGGYTVVNMAVQYELVKQIKLTGRIDNLLNRQYQEVWGYTSPGFACYGGVTVSF
- the cobS gene encoding adenosylcobinamide-GDP ribazoletransferase, whose amino-acid sequence is MKNNSFKFKVLSFKFIEWVFLAFQFLTIIPIRMKTERNISEKDIARSSMFFPVAGAFQGLVITLSAFILNIFFSSSVTSGMIILVYVLLNGGFHLDGLSDTCDALSVKSTGNANYDKERRLAVMKDSSTGAIGATAICLAILLKYIFVKELFLSGRQFNPYFVLFLVPVFSKWVMVLTMRLGKSAKPDGLGKIFLKQGTCSYFLVATLLTLFLTFLFFSLFVLLTSQLVNTSFGSHIWALSIFCVVEMIILFFICHLLSRWFVSKFGGLTGDNFGAIHEVSEFIFLMVALLWK
- the cobU gene encoding bifunctional adenosylcobinamide kinase/adenosylcobinamide-phosphate guanylyltransferase, producing the protein MQKIVLVLGGARSGKSDYVLKAASFLNGKKAFLATAESLDNEMQVRIEKHKTERGKHWDTFEEPLHIASLLMKIKGDYDMILVDCLTLWLSNIVHANLDVEKEIEGLLSVLLSPSPSAIYLVSNEVGLGIVPETPLGREYRDHLGRLNRAVAETATDVVFMVAGIPIKIKSER
- the cobT gene encoding nicotinate-nucleotide--dimethylbenzimidazole phosphoribosyltransferase; the encoded protein is MKPINIEAVNTEFFKIATARLDNLTKPMGSLGRLEEFAQQLVAITGQKMPPAISKKAIFTFAGDHGVAEEGVSLFPKEVTEQMVYNFIRGGAGINVLARHAAADVVVVDIGVDCDFEGQSDLIVRKVVRGTKNMRKGPAMTRQEAEECIEVGIKLAVEYSGYGYSMFGTGDMGIANTTPSSAIASIMTGRPVPEVTGKGTGISNDALKHKIKVIEDAIALNKPDPKDPIDVLSKVGGTEIGGIAGLILGAASKRIPVVIDGFISTAGGMIAYAIEPKSRDYMFAAHKSVEIGHKVMLETMGLAPILDLGLRLGEGTGAALGMFIIEAGLKIYTEMATFDEAGVSKENEK
- a CDS encoding iron ABC transporter permease codes for the protein MSKKTGAALLSILFSFVFLLASMFYASGSGSSGISLMEILPTLMKGSGTTEYSILLDIRIPRILLGLAIGGSLSLAGVILQGMFRNPLVEPYTLGISGGAALGAALCIVTGLNRIFPDFAMPLSGFIGAFFVALPISLINIRRGIVKTEGLLLTGVMISYISSSIVTLILAVSRTEDIQSIIFWIMGSLEEPSWLLILTALSLSFICLALSYVFSLDLNALLLGEDEARHLGINVERAKKVLFLVASLLTGVSVSITGIIGFVGLVVPHFVRMFAGHDHRVLLLVSYLTGAGFLIFCDTLARTVISPVELPVGVITGILGGSLFVYVLSKKYHAR
- a CDS encoding endonuclease III domain-containing protein translates to MTTKRRLLKIFNILLTSFGKRNWWPGETPLEIIVGAVLTQNTSWKNVEKAIENMKKEGILDVERLYEINTEKLSEIIRPSGFFNIKSKRLKNIINVIYNEYDATIENMTNIKTDILRNLLLGINGIGPETADSILLYALNKPVFVVDAYTKRFLKNHDLYNGDGDYHEIQKFFMDNLQSDVCLFNEFHALIVCLCQIHCRKVPVCTGCPLEGDKDRN